The following are from one region of the Mesorhizobium sp. B2-8-5 genome:
- the flgK gene encoding flagellar hook-associated protein FlgK — protein MSLSSALSIAQSALLATSKQTSVVSRNVADASNPDYTRRIAVVTSTAPGARAVEIQRAANDLLFRQNLSALSAWSGQSALYNGMDQLDLSVNGVDNASSPSTAIANLQQSLQLYATTPSNQNLGTSVVDAAKQVVNSLNSGTKAIQDFRTQADSQIATAVDDLNSLLSQFQDANKAVISGTRSGTDVSDALDQRDAILKKISEYVPVSTFTRGDNDMVITTKDGATLFETVPRSVTFAPSAGYTAGTTGNTIYIDNVPVSAGTGDTTTADGKIAGLLKLRDGVASTMQSQLDEIARGLVTAFAETSSSQPNAAGLFTWSGAPAIPAAGTLVDGLAGTISVNAAFDPSAGGNPALLRDGGANGAAYVVNTGGASYSDLLIGYGNKLDQPMAFDGSAGITVSSGVSDYAANAIGWFEGVRQQASANADSKQALAARTAEALSNDTGVNVDQEMSLLLDLEHTYQASAHMMKTVSDMLDSLMAAVG, from the coding sequence ATGTCGCTTTCCTCCGCACTAAGCATTGCCCAATCGGCGCTCCTGGCCACGTCCAAGCAGACCAGCGTCGTATCGCGCAATGTGGCCGACGCGTCGAACCCGGACTACACACGCCGCATCGCCGTGGTGACCAGCACGGCGCCCGGCGCCCGGGCGGTGGAAATCCAACGCGCCGCGAATGATCTCCTGTTCCGCCAGAACCTTTCGGCGCTGTCGGCATGGAGCGGCCAGAGCGCGCTTTACAACGGCATGGATCAGCTCGATCTGTCGGTCAACGGGGTCGACAACGCGTCGTCCCCCTCGACGGCGATCGCCAACCTGCAGCAGTCCCTGCAGCTTTACGCCACGACGCCATCGAACCAGAACCTCGGCACCAGCGTCGTCGACGCCGCCAAGCAAGTGGTGAATTCGCTGAACAGCGGCACCAAGGCGATCCAGGACTTCCGCACCCAGGCCGACAGCCAGATCGCCACCGCCGTCGACGATCTCAACTCGCTGCTCAGCCAGTTCCAGGACGCCAACAAGGCGGTCATTTCGGGCACTCGCTCCGGCACCGACGTGTCCGACGCGCTCGATCAGCGCGACGCCATCCTGAAGAAGATATCGGAATACGTTCCGGTCTCCACCTTCACGCGCGGCGACAACGACATGGTCATCACCACCAAGGACGGCGCGACGCTGTTCGAGACCGTGCCGCGTTCGGTGACCTTCGCGCCGTCGGCCGGTTATACGGCCGGCACGACCGGCAACACCATCTATATCGACAACGTGCCCGTATCGGCGGGCACCGGGGACACAACCACCGCCGACGGCAAGATTGCGGGCCTTCTGAAGCTGCGCGACGGCGTCGCCTCGACCATGCAGAGCCAGCTCGACGAGATCGCGCGCGGCCTTGTCACGGCATTTGCCGAGACCTCGTCGTCGCAGCCAAATGCTGCGGGCCTGTTCACATGGTCGGGCGCCCCGGCAATTCCGGCCGCCGGCACCCTGGTCGACGGCCTCGCCGGCACGATCAGCGTCAACGCCGCCTTCGATCCGAGCGCCGGCGGCAACCCCGCGCTGTTGCGCGACGGCGGCGCCAACGGCGCGGCCTATGTCGTCAACACCGGTGGCGCATCCTATTCGGACCTGCTGATCGGCTACGGCAACAAGCTCGATCAGCCGATGGCCTTCGACGGCTCGGCCGGCATCACCGTCAGCTCGGGCGTCTCCGACTACGCGGCCAATGCCATCGGCTGGTTCGAAGGCGTGCGCCAGCAGGCCTCGGCCAATGCCGACAGCAAGCAGGCGCTGGCGGCGCGCACGGCCGAGGCGCTGTCCAACGACACCGGGGTCAATGTCGACCAGGAGATGTCCCTGCTCCTCGACCTCGAGCACACCTATCAGGCCTCGGCGCATATGATGAAGACGGTCAGCGACATGCTGGACTCGCTGATGGCCGCGGTAGGATAA
- a CDS encoding flagellar hook protein FlgE has protein sequence MSLYGMMRTGVSGMNAQANRLSAVADNIANSDTTGYKRSSAEFSTLIMPGTGGAYNSGGVTTTIRSAVGTQGVMTYTTSVSDLAVNGDGFFVVQDASGTPYLTRAGSFVPDAQGRLVNAAGYQLMAYSYANGDPAATANGFEGLVPVQISDQQMTATPSTEGLFSGNLPAGATPPSGPLPSTNDPNAEYTSKTSLVAYDNLGNKKLLDVYFTNTGAGTWQVSVFDQSKATAGTSFPYTGGALGSANLAFDTTTGKLTGATDSVSFTVPGGSTLDLDLSQLTQLGTGFTVADAKVNGNAPSSIQKVQIGQDGIIYAQFEDGSTKALYKIPLADVQSPDNLTAMPGNVYVQSTDSGAVHIGFANEGKLGSIVSGALENSNVDIAEELTNMIAAQRSYTANSKVFQTGSDLMDVLVNLKR, from the coding sequence ATGAGCCTCTACGGAATGATGCGGACCGGCGTTTCCGGTATGAACGCGCAGGCCAATCGCCTCTCCGCGGTGGCCGACAACATCGCCAACTCGGACACCACGGGCTACAAGCGCTCTTCGGCCGAGTTCTCGACACTGATCATGCCCGGCACCGGGGGCGCCTATAATTCCGGTGGCGTGACCACGACGATCCGCTCGGCCGTCGGCACACAAGGCGTCATGACCTACACCACCTCGGTGTCCGACCTTGCCGTCAACGGCGACGGCTTCTTCGTCGTCCAGGATGCCAGCGGCACCCCCTATCTCACCCGCGCCGGCTCCTTCGTTCCGGACGCGCAAGGCCGGTTGGTCAATGCCGCGGGTTACCAGCTCATGGCCTACAGCTACGCCAATGGCGACCCGGCCGCGACCGCCAACGGCTTCGAAGGCCTCGTGCCGGTGCAGATCTCCGACCAGCAGATGACGGCGACGCCGAGCACCGAGGGCCTCTTCTCCGGCAACCTGCCGGCGGGCGCGACGCCACCCTCCGGCCCGCTGCCGTCCACCAATGACCCTAACGCCGAATACACGTCGAAAACCTCGCTGGTTGCCTATGACAATCTCGGCAACAAGAAGCTGCTCGACGTCTACTTCACCAACACCGGCGCCGGCACCTGGCAGGTCTCGGTCTTCGACCAGTCGAAGGCGACCGCGGGCACCTCTTTCCCCTATACGGGCGGCGCGCTGGGATCGGCCAACCTCGCCTTCGACACCACGACAGGCAAGCTTACCGGCGCGACGGACAGCGTCTCGTTCACGGTACCGGGCGGCTCGACGCTGGACCTCGATCTCTCCCAGCTGACGCAGCTCGGCACCGGCTTCACCGTTGCCGACGCCAAGGTCAACGGCAACGCGCCGAGCTCCATCCAGAAGGTCCAGATCGGCCAGGACGGCATCATCTACGCGCAGTTCGAGGACGGCTCGACCAAAGCGCTTTACAAGATCCCGCTGGCCGACGTTCAGAGCCCCGACAACCTCACCGCAATGCCCGGCAACGTCTATGTGCAGAGCACCGACTCCGGCGCCGTCCACATCGGCTTTGCCAATGAAGGCAAGCTCGGCTCCATCGTCTCCGGAGCGCTTGAAAACTCCAACGTCGATATCGCCGAGGAACTGACCAACATGATTGCGGCGCAGCGCAGCTACACCGCCAATTCCAAGGTCTTCCAGACCGGCTCGGACCTGATGGATGTCCTCGTCAACCTGAAGAGATAA
- a CDS encoding response regulator transcription factor, producing MIVIVDERELVTEGYSSLFDREGVATAGFAPGEFGEWVSSVADTDLRCVRAFLIGDCRDGAISPRQIRDRTGAPVIALSEHHSLEHTLRLFESGVDDVVRKPVHIREILARITAIRRRGSEEAAYTEVGSMRIFMDGRDPEINGEPLPLPRRERRILEYLASNRGRRVTKTQVFNAIYGIFDEEVEENVVESHISKLRKKLREKLGHDPIDSKRFLGYRLVF from the coding sequence ATGATCGTGATCGTTGACGAGCGAGAGCTCGTGACAGAGGGCTACTCTTCACTTTTCGATCGCGAGGGCGTGGCCACGGCCGGCTTCGCCCCAGGCGAATTCGGCGAGTGGGTGAGTTCCGTCGCCGACACCGATCTCAGATGCGTCAGGGCTTTTCTCATCGGCGACTGCCGCGATGGCGCGATATCGCCGCGCCAGATCCGCGACCGCACCGGAGCGCCGGTGATCGCGCTCAGCGAACATCACTCGCTGGAACATACGCTGCGGCTATTCGAAAGCGGCGTCGACGACGTCGTCCGCAAGCCAGTGCACATCCGCGAGATCCTCGCCCGCATCACAGCCATCCGCCGCCGCGGCTCCGAAGAGGCCGCCTATACCGAAGTCGGGTCGATGCGTATCTTCATGGACGGTCGCGATCCGGAGATCAACGGCGAGCCGCTGCCGCTGCCGCGGCGCGAGCGGCGCATCCTGGAATATCTGGCCAGCAACCGCGGCCGGCGCGTGACCAAGACCCAGGTCTTCAACGCCATCTACGGCATCTTCGACGAAGAGGTCGAGGAGAACGTGGTGGAGAGTCACATCTCAAAGCTGCGCAAGAAGCTGCGTGAGAAGCTCGGCCACGACCCGATCGATTCCAAGAGATTCCTCGGCTACCGGCTGGTGTTTTGA
- a CDS encoding lytic transglycosylase domain-containing protein codes for MPLRLFASALTTICISSFAAGTASAAANSCEPEILRAADRYGVPAGILYAVGLTETGKKGSLQPNALNIEGKAVFPRSRGEALAAFEDARREGKTLIDLGCMQINHRYHGDHFRSVEDMLDPHQNVDYAARFLASLHARHMTWSMAVARYHAGPDNDPAQKVYVCRVIANMVATGFGKWTPSASTFCNQ; via the coding sequence GTGCCGCTTCGCCTCTTCGCGAGCGCGCTGACGACGATATGTATATCTAGTTTTGCTGCCGGCACGGCCAGCGCCGCCGCCAATTCCTGCGAGCCGGAGATCCTGCGCGCTGCCGATCGCTATGGTGTGCCTGCCGGGATCCTCTACGCCGTCGGCCTGACCGAGACCGGAAAGAAGGGCAGCCTTCAGCCTAATGCTTTGAATATAGAAGGAAAAGCTGTTTTCCCTCGCAGTCGCGGCGAAGCGCTCGCCGCATTCGAGGACGCGCGTCGCGAGGGCAAGACGTTGATCGATCTCGGCTGCATGCAGATCAACCATCGCTATCACGGCGATCATTTCCGCAGCGTCGAGGACATGCTCGACCCGCATCAGAATGTCGACTACGCGGCGCGCTTCCTGGCGAGCCTGCATGCCCGGCATATGACCTGGTCGATGGCCGTCGCTCGCTACCATGCCGGTCCCGACAACGACCCGGCACAGAAGGTCTATGTCTGCCGCGTCATCGCCAACATGGTCGCCACCGGCTTCGGCAAATGGACGCCGAGTGCCAGCACTTTCTGCAACCAATAG
- a CDS encoding flagellar hook-length control protein FliK translates to MTSVNQTLPGFASTQPRQHSTGGEDKDQNFGDLVHGPEKTDRPQDKHTTGPVMPDAHPARRSAANAGKQEPDQGTQEGKTGSQKATTGKSGKTTAQADQAKPTADKDSTAQSDESAPLQDRLPLLMALSDMKHFAQSSGTGSAGSADGEEAASDGASLELRLRPGKREAVDDSAEPQSRSARLMAAEESGPDFEQKPVKADMALDMSGHSDTKILPKQGNEPQADNPVPPQGWRPASASKASQQSQSSTQQTPAKPSSSATRMEVVSQQSFPAPAQNPLGQTASALVEGLASDNGVQQAFASASAGSQTTNSVAVPTHVLKIEFHPSELGSVIASLRLSGEQLSIEMKPETHEAYRRLTADSDAIVKSMRSLGFDVDKVTILQPSIAAHAASRADATSAMPMSTGRDQPSFQPGNSGGNNEGGGRQPGRNDGNGAQEFGRAASPLRERADDDMYI, encoded by the coding sequence ATGACCAGCGTCAACCAGACCCTGCCGGGCTTTGCTTCGACCCAGCCCCGGCAGCACTCGACCGGCGGCGAGGACAAGGATCAGAATTTCGGTGACCTGGTGCATGGGCCCGAGAAGACCGACCGGCCACAGGACAAGCACACGACCGGACCGGTGATGCCGGACGCGCATCCGGCAAGGCGCTCGGCGGCCAATGCCGGCAAACAGGAGCCGGACCAGGGCACGCAGGAGGGGAAGACCGGCTCGCAGAAAGCAACCACGGGAAAGTCCGGGAAGACCACCGCCCAGGCCGATCAGGCAAAGCCGACGGCGGACAAGGATTCCACGGCGCAAAGCGACGAGTCCGCGCCGCTGCAGGATCGCCTGCCATTGCTGATGGCGCTGAGCGACATGAAACATTTCGCGCAATCGTCGGGCACGGGCAGCGCGGGTTCCGCCGACGGTGAAGAGGCCGCGAGCGACGGAGCATCGTTGGAATTGCGGCTGCGCCCAGGCAAGCGCGAGGCGGTCGACGATTCCGCCGAGCCGCAGTCGCGATCCGCTCGTTTGATGGCGGCTGAAGAGTCCGGACCCGACTTCGAGCAAAAGCCGGTGAAGGCGGACATGGCTCTCGACATGTCGGGCCACAGCGATACCAAGATCTTGCCGAAGCAAGGGAATGAACCGCAGGCCGACAACCCGGTACCGCCGCAAGGTTGGCGGCCGGCTTCCGCCTCCAAGGCATCGCAGCAATCCCAGTCGAGCACGCAGCAGACACCGGCCAAGCCGTCTTCTTCCGCCACACGCATGGAAGTCGTCAGCCAGCAGAGCTTCCCGGCGCCGGCGCAAAACCCGCTCGGCCAGACGGCATCGGCGCTGGTTGAAGGGCTTGCCTCAGACAATGGCGTTCAGCAGGCCTTTGCAAGCGCCTCGGCAGGCTCCCAGACGACCAATTCTGTTGCCGTTCCGACACATGTGCTGAAGATCGAGTTCCACCCTTCGGAGCTCGGGTCGGTTATCGCCAGCCTGCGGCTCTCGGGGGAGCAACTTTCGATTGAGATGAAGCCCGAGACACACGAGGCATACCGCCGCCTCACCGCCGACAGCGACGCCATCGTCAAGTCCATGCGCAGCCTCGGTTTCGACGTCGACAAGGTTACCATCCTGCAACCCTCGATAGCAGCGCATGCGGCCAGCCGCGCCGACGCAACCAGCGCCATGCCGATGTCGACGGGCCGCGACCAGCCTTCGTTCCAGCCCGGGAACTCGGGCGGCAACAACGAGGGCGGCGGCCGGCAACCGGGAAGGAACGATGGCAATGGCGCACAGGAATTCGGTCGTGCCGCTTCGCCTCTTCGCGAGCGCGCTGACGACGATATGTATATCTAG
- a CDS encoding chemotaxis protein MotC: MRARTVIGGAIALLLLGAGSSPAAFAQDALQPYQLVRSLQLVQDRIAGGDHAALPMQAKLLEMIDARMRDANAEDFKEPKNFRALLVYGMSGGNPVTVAAAASRAVTDPQSLAIAKGVVAYLSGQPAQAIEMLKPIDPMSVPADLGAFLALVKGSLLAADDPSAALALLDEARLLSPGTLVEEAALRRSVGIAAAQGDAARFALASTQYVASFLYSPYASQFADAFVSGVITLHMAISQDKIADITSMMDPEREKVIYLRIARRAAIDGMTELSAFASAKAELGRNGDGNRDDPRTQLYSSLSTMTSANVDEVRAKLGKIDRGKLSQGDRDLLDAAQAVAGEVMAPVKAAANAGPKPATVAKSDEAKSATEASADPANADLPPVEGAIPDKPAVAASDPPVAASDPPVAASDQAKDTPSPPAVPQPAQASAETPASTPAPIDAAPVVQASAPATTDAQDPIDAAVTSTRRQLDQIDQLLGAAPK; the protein is encoded by the coding sequence ATGAGGGCCAGGACCGTCATCGGCGGCGCGATAGCGCTGCTGCTGTTAGGCGCGGGGTCGTCACCGGCGGCTTTCGCGCAGGATGCGCTGCAGCCCTATCAACTGGTGCGTTCGCTGCAGCTGGTCCAGGATCGCATTGCCGGCGGCGATCACGCCGCGCTGCCGATGCAGGCAAAACTCCTCGAAATGATCGACGCCCGGATGCGCGACGCGAACGCCGAGGATTTCAAGGAGCCGAAGAACTTCCGCGCCTTGCTCGTCTATGGCATGAGCGGCGGCAATCCGGTGACGGTCGCGGCGGCGGCTTCGCGCGCGGTAACCGACCCGCAAAGCCTGGCCATCGCCAAAGGCGTCGTCGCCTATCTGAGCGGGCAGCCGGCCCAGGCGATCGAAATGCTGAAGCCGATCGATCCGATGAGCGTGCCCGCCGATCTCGGCGCCTTCCTGGCGCTGGTCAAGGGCTCGCTGCTTGCGGCCGACGACCCGTCGGCAGCGCTTGCGCTGCTCGACGAAGCACGCCTGCTCAGCCCCGGCACGCTGGTCGAGGAGGCTGCGCTTCGCCGCTCCGTGGGCATCGCGGCCGCGCAGGGCGACGCCGCCCGTTTCGCGCTGGCTTCGACCCAGTATGTCGCGTCCTTTCTTTATTCGCCCTATGCCAGCCAGTTCGCCGATGCCTTTGTTTCCGGCGTCATCACGCTTCACATGGCGATCAGCCAGGACAAGATCGCCGACATCACCTCGATGATGGATCCCGAGCGCGAGAAAGTAATCTACCTGCGCATCGCGCGCCGTGCCGCGATCGACGGGATGACCGAGCTCTCGGCTTTCGCCTCGGCCAAGGCCGAACTGGGCCGCAACGGCGACGGCAACCGGGATGATCCGCGCACCCAGCTCTATTCGAGCCTCTCCACCATGACATCGGCCAATGTCGATGAAGTACGCGCCAAGTTGGGCAAGATCGATCGCGGCAAGCTCTCGCAAGGCGACCGCGACCTGCTCGACGCCGCGCAAGCTGTCGCGGGCGAAGTGATGGCGCCGGTGAAAGCGGCCGCCAATGCTGGACCTAAGCCGGCAACCGTTGCGAAAAGTGACGAGGCGAAATCGGCGACGGAGGCCTCGGCCGATCCGGCCAATGCGGACTTGCCGCCGGTGGAAGGAGCGATACCCGACAAGCCAGCGGTCGCTGCAAGCGATCCGCCGGTCGCGGCGAGCGATCCGCCAGTCGCTGCAAGCGATCAGGCGAAAGACACGCCTTCGCCGCCCGCTGTCCCGCAACCGGCGCAAGCATCGGCCGAAACGCCGGCGTCCACTCCGGCACCGATCGACGCCGCGCCGGTGGTGCAGGCATCGGCGCCGGCGACGACCGATGCGCAAGACCCAATCGATGCGGCGGTGACCAGCACGCGGCGTCAGCTAGACCAGATCGACCAGTTGCTCGGAGCAGCCCCCAAATGA
- a CDS encoding MotB family protein has protein sequence MSAVDHADPRHEIIIVKRNHDGHDDAHHGGVWKIAFADFMTAMMCFFLVMWLINAANEQTKAAVASYFNPVELIDRNSSRKGLEDLGDGPSKVGLTADNPQQGATKAGDNGKGGAGSSERRQTKDGAQDAQLSDEKLFADPYAVLAEIAADTGVMQNVSAKGEGGAQTAGPATGASGGESYRDPFAPDFWSQQVAAPDAEATAERAKIDGDPVVKPGDKIATVAVPKVKAVRAAPPLTAAPLEPLAAPEGTDAKGEQKAAQSKAGKLLSEGKKSEKAGDDKREIADTDTKAEAAKAEKTESEEAADKGDKAPSKAALQQAADIKKELAKAFLPGEKLADGVSVEATDKGVVISITDQLDFGMFEIGSAMPRRELVLAMEKIGRIINEKKGTITISGHTDARPFRSDTYDNWRLSTARAHSAYYMLVRGGVDESRITEVAGFADRQPKIASDPMAAANRRIEILMAAGG, from the coding sequence ATGAGCGCCGTCGACCATGCCGACCCCCGGCACGAGATCATCATCGTCAAGCGCAATCACGACGGTCATGACGACGCTCACCATGGTGGCGTGTGGAAGATCGCCTTCGCCGACTTCATGACGGCGATGATGTGCTTCTTCCTCGTCATGTGGCTGATCAACGCCGCCAACGAGCAGACCAAGGCAGCCGTCGCCAGCTATTTCAATCCGGTCGAGCTGATCGACCGCAATTCCAGCCGCAAGGGCCTGGAGGACCTCGGCGATGGCCCGAGCAAGGTCGGGCTGACCGCGGACAACCCGCAGCAGGGCGCGACCAAGGCGGGCGATAACGGCAAGGGCGGCGCCGGTTCCTCCGAGCGCCGGCAGACCAAGGACGGGGCGCAGGATGCCCAGCTCTCCGATGAGAAGCTGTTCGCCGATCCCTATGCGGTGCTGGCGGAGATCGCCGCCGATACGGGCGTGATGCAGAACGTCAGCGCCAAGGGTGAAGGGGGCGCCCAGACGGCCGGTCCGGCAACCGGGGCCTCCGGCGGCGAATCCTATCGCGATCCGTTCGCGCCGGATTTCTGGTCGCAGCAGGTGGCGGCGCCTGACGCGGAGGCAACAGCCGAGCGCGCCAAGATCGATGGCGATCCGGTCGTCAAGCCTGGCGACAAGATCGCCACCGTCGCGGTGCCGAAGGTGAAGGCCGTTCGGGCCGCCCCTCCGCTGACGGCCGCGCCGCTGGAACCGCTGGCGGCTCCGGAAGGCACCGACGCCAAGGGCGAGCAAAAAGCCGCGCAAAGCAAGGCCGGAAAGCTGTTGAGCGAAGGGAAGAAGAGCGAGAAAGCCGGCGACGACAAGCGCGAGATTGCGGACACCGACACGAAGGCTGAAGCGGCCAAGGCGGAAAAGACCGAATCCGAGGAGGCCGCCGACAAAGGTGACAAGGCGCCGAGCAAAGCCGCCCTTCAGCAAGCGGCGGATATCAAGAAGGAACTCGCCAAGGCATTCCTGCCGGGCGAAAAGCTCGCCGACGGCGTCTCGGTCGAAGCCACCGACAAGGGTGTCGTCATTTCGATCACCGACCAGCTCGATTTCGGCATGTTCGAGATCGGCTCGGCCATGCCGCGCCGCGAGCTGGTGCTGGCGATGGAAAAGATCGGCCGCATCATCAACGAGAAGAAGGGCACCATCACCATCAGCGGCCACACCGATGCGCGGCCGTTCCGCAGCGACACTTACGACAACTGGCGGCTGTCCACCGCGCGCGCCCATTCGGCCTACTATATGCTGGTGCGCGGCGGCGTCGACGAAAGCCGCATCACCGAGGTCGCGGGCTTCGCCGACCGGCAGCCCAAGATCGCCTCCGATCCGATGGCTGCCGCGAACCGGCGCATCGAAATCCTGATGGCGGCCGGCGGATGA
- the fliF gene encoding flagellar basal-body MS-ring/collar protein FliF produces MPEQIQSVIANLKSFGVRRLALMGGIAALVMAVIGIASVYLNRPAYETLYVGLERSDVNQIGLVLADAGIGFDVGSDGTSVLVPAGTTAQARMLLAEKGLPTSANAGYELFDNVGSLGLTSFMQQITRVRALEGEIARTIQSISGVKAARVHIVMSERANFRRDEQQPSASVVIRYAGNDAEKSAMSIRHLVAAAVPGLSADKVTVLDSNGNLLAAGDDPSNTSAARTLGVEQTVEAQIGDNIRRALTPYLGPDNFRASVKADVNTDTRQTEETIFDPNSRVERSVQSVKTNEASNQKQASTPTSVEQNLPETQTTSTEGPQSTSQNDRKEEITNYEINSKKIATVSNGYTVNKMSIAVVVNQDRLKTILGKDATPDQIAKRVADIQKMVASATGFDDKRGDVIDVSAVEFINGLDGEPIDQPGILASIGTYTGTLINAGAFIVVVFLVAFFGLKPMAAALTASAKPAAIAGPSFDDVQRSLPTPDAPVAAITAETPAGALPGARAGATPLDDLRQKIRPAPQERLARMVDLNEERTAQILRKWAAAPEAVG; encoded by the coding sequence GTGCCGGAACAGATCCAGAGCGTCATCGCGAATTTGAAGAGCTTCGGCGTCAGGCGTCTGGCGCTCATGGGCGGCATCGCGGCCCTGGTCATGGCCGTCATCGGCATCGCTTCCGTCTATCTCAACCGACCGGCCTATGAGACGCTCTATGTCGGCCTCGAGCGTTCCGACGTCAACCAGATCGGCCTGGTGCTGGCCGACGCCGGCATCGGCTTCGATGTCGGCTCCGACGGCACCTCCGTGCTGGTGCCGGCCGGCACCACCGCGCAGGCGCGCATGCTGCTTGCCGAGAAAGGACTGCCGACCAGCGCCAATGCCGGCTACGAGCTGTTCGACAATGTCGGCTCGCTCGGCCTCACCTCCTTCATGCAGCAGATCACCCGCGTGCGCGCGCTGGAAGGCGAGATCGCGCGCACCATCCAGTCGATTTCCGGCGTCAAGGCGGCGCGCGTCCACATCGTCATGTCCGAGCGCGCCAATTTCCGCCGCGACGAGCAGCAGCCCTCCGCCTCGGTGGTCATCCGCTATGCCGGCAACGATGCCGAGAAGAGCGCCATGTCGATCCGCCACCTCGTCGCCGCGGCTGTTCCCGGCCTCTCGGCTGACAAGGTCACCGTGCTCGATTCCAACGGCAACCTTTTGGCCGCCGGCGACGACCCGTCCAACACGAGCGCCGCGCGTACGCTCGGCGTCGAGCAGACGGTCGAGGCGCAGATCGGCGACAACATCCGCCGCGCGCTCACTCCTTATCTCGGCCCAGATAATTTCCGCGCCAGCGTCAAGGCCGACGTCAATACCGACACGCGCCAGACCGAGGAGACGATCTTCGATCCGAACTCGCGCGTCGAGCGTTCGGTGCAGTCGGTGAAGACCAACGAGGCCAGCAACCAGAAACAGGCCTCGACCCCGACCAGCGTCGAGCAGAACCTGCCCGAGACGCAAACCACCAGCACCGAAGGACCGCAATCCACCTCGCAGAACGACCGCAAGGAGGAGATCACCAACTACGAGATCAACTCCAAGAAGATCGCCACCGTCTCCAACGGCTACACGGTCAACAAGATGTCGATCGCGGTCGTCGTCAACCAGGATCGCCTGAAGACCATCCTCGGCAAGGACGCCACGCCCGACCAGATCGCCAAGCGCGTCGCCGATATCCAGAAGATGGTGGCCTCGGCGACCGGCTTCGACGACAAGCGCGGCGATGTCATCGACGTGTCGGCAGTCGAGTTCATCAACGGCCTCGACGGCGAGCCGATCGATCAGCCCGGCATTCTCGCCTCGATCGGCACCTATACCGGCACGCTGATCAATGCCGGCGCCTTCATCGTTGTCGTTTTCCTGGTGGCCTTCTTCGGCCTGAAGCCGATGGCCGCCGCGCTGACGGCGTCGGCGAAGCCTGCGGCCATTGCCGGCCCGAGCTTCGACGACGTACAGCGTTCCTTGCCGACACCGGACGCGCCCGTCGCCGCAATCACCGCCGAGACCCCTGCCGGCGCCCTGCCCGGCGCGCGCGCCGGCGCAACCCCGCTCGACGACCTGCGTCAGAAAATCCGGCCGGCGCCGCAGGAGCGGCTGGCCCGCATGGTCGACCTCAACGAGGAGCGGACCGCGCAGATCCTGCGCAAATGGGCTGCCGCCCCGGAAGCCGTGGGTTAG